In Salana multivorans, a single genomic region encodes these proteins:
- a CDS encoding glutamyl-tRNA reductase, producing MLLAVSLTHTTAGFDLLEQATAAVAGTDAPGLALASMRPDGVRGAVVLSTCNRLEAYLDVDPDRVEDVDRELVEALARRLGMSAADLTTRVGHHVGPAVAQHLFAVSAGLDSLVVGEDEIAGQVQRAVAAARSAGTSTADLDQLFQRAASTSRQVRRTAGWDGSQTSVAHLALELISTRVADLASSRVLLVGTGAHARTAVRALAARGVRDVTVYSPSGRADAFAARHGLRAVAADAGALRGAVDASDVVVSCTSRHALGTGDVDAAGRTRQLLVVDLGLPRTVDPALGRLPAVTVLDLATIGRHADLPGLGRDVVAESLVGEAVTRYSAAADAGPAVAALRRHVGDVLEDEITRARSRARDDDEAARTEAALRHLAGVLLHEPSIRAREAAATGGLETFVAGLRSVLGVEVADA from the coding sequence GTGCTGCTGGCCGTCTCCCTCACCCACACCACCGCTGGCTTCGACCTGCTCGAGCAGGCGACGGCCGCCGTGGCGGGGACCGACGCGCCGGGTCTCGCGCTCGCGTCGATGCGTCCGGACGGGGTGCGCGGTGCCGTCGTCCTCTCGACCTGCAACCGGCTCGAGGCCTACCTCGACGTCGATCCGGACCGGGTCGAGGACGTCGACCGCGAGCTGGTCGAGGCCCTCGCCCGACGCCTCGGCATGAGCGCGGCCGACCTCACGACGCGGGTGGGCCACCACGTCGGCCCGGCGGTCGCGCAGCACCTGTTCGCCGTCTCCGCCGGCCTCGACTCGCTCGTCGTGGGCGAGGACGAGATCGCCGGCCAGGTGCAGCGGGCTGTCGCGGCGGCTCGATCGGCCGGCACCTCGACCGCCGACCTCGACCAGCTCTTCCAGCGAGCCGCATCGACCTCCCGCCAGGTCCGCCGCACGGCGGGGTGGGACGGCTCCCAGACCTCCGTCGCCCATCTCGCGCTCGAGCTGATCTCGACCCGCGTCGCCGACCTCGCGAGCTCCCGGGTGCTGCTCGTCGGGACGGGCGCGCACGCCCGGACGGCGGTGCGCGCCCTCGCGGCGCGGGGAGTGCGCGACGTCACCGTCTACTCCCCGTCCGGCCGCGCGGACGCGTTCGCGGCGCGGCACGGGCTGAGGGCCGTGGCGGCGGACGCCGGCGCGCTCCGGGGCGCCGTGGACGCGAGCGACGTCGTCGTCTCGTGCACGTCGCGGCACGCGCTCGGCACCGGAGACGTCGACGCCGCCGGCCGGACCCGCCAGCTCCTCGTCGTCGACCTCGGCCTGCCGCGAACCGTCGACCCCGCCCTCGGCCGCCTCCCCGCCGTCACGGTCCTCGACCTCGCGACGATCGGCCGGCACGCCGACCTGCCGGGACTCGGACGCGACGTCGTCGCCGAGTCGCTGGTGGGCGAGGCCGTCACGCGCTACTCGGCCGCCGCCGACGCCGGGCCGGCGGTCGCCGCGCTGCGCCGGCACGTCGGCGACGTGCTCGAGGACGAGATCACGCGGGCCCGCTCACGCGCGCGCGACGACGACGAGGCGGCCCGCACCGAGGCGGCGCTGCGGCACCTGGCCGGGGTGCTGCTGCACGAGCCGTCGATCCGCGCCCGAGAGGCCGCGGCCACGGGCGGGCTGGAGACGTTCGTCGCCGGGCTGCGGTCGGTGCTCGGCGTCGAGGTCGCCGACGCCTGA
- the hemE gene encoding uroporphyrinogen decarboxylase, translating into MTLPENHPLATGATSDAPLLRAYRGEPPQHLPVWFMRQAGRSLPEYRALRAGGDMLAACLDPALVAEITLQPVRRHGVDAAILFSDIVVPVLLAGVEVSIVPGRGPVLASPVRTPGDVAALPQLDPEALAPIRRAVSIAVAELGRTPLIAFAGAPFTLASYLVEGGPSKDQLRARTMAAADPATFDALLAWCASVSGAFLSAQVEAGASAAQLFDSWGGSLSRDTWLGQVAPHTARTFGALDGLPVPRVHFGLGMDRLAADLPRYGADVIGVDWRTPLDVVAARVPGRPLQGNVDPAILGADDDAVRSHVLEVVRRGRAAAGHVVNLGHGVPPETDPDVLTRIVALVHEQDVPQQDADGPDPVRP; encoded by the coding sequence GTGACCCTGCCGGAGAACCACCCGCTGGCCACGGGAGCGACATCTGATGCTCCACTCCTGCGCGCCTACCGGGGCGAGCCTCCCCAGCATCTCCCGGTGTGGTTCATGCGCCAGGCCGGCCGCTCGCTGCCCGAGTACCGAGCGCTGCGCGCGGGTGGTGACATGCTCGCCGCCTGCCTCGACCCGGCACTCGTCGCGGAGATCACGCTCCAGCCCGTGCGACGCCACGGCGTCGACGCGGCGATCCTCTTCAGCGACATCGTCGTTCCCGTCCTCCTCGCCGGGGTCGAGGTCTCGATCGTCCCCGGACGCGGCCCCGTCCTCGCCTCTCCCGTGCGCACGCCCGGCGACGTCGCCGCCCTGCCCCAGCTCGACCCCGAGGCGCTCGCGCCGATCCGGCGGGCCGTGTCCATCGCGGTCGCCGAGCTCGGGCGGACCCCGCTCATCGCCTTCGCCGGCGCCCCGTTCACCCTCGCCTCCTACCTGGTGGAGGGCGGCCCCTCCAAGGACCAGCTGCGCGCCCGCACGATGGCCGCGGCCGACCCGGCGACCTTCGACGCGCTCCTCGCGTGGTGCGCGTCGGTCTCGGGGGCCTTCCTGTCCGCGCAGGTGGAGGCGGGTGCGAGCGCGGCGCAGCTCTTCGACTCCTGGGGCGGCTCGCTGAGCCGTGACACGTGGCTGGGTCAGGTCGCGCCCCACACGGCCCGCACGTTCGGGGCGCTGGACGGGCTGCCCGTCCCGCGCGTCCACTTCGGGCTCGGGATGGACCGGCTCGCCGCCGACCTGCCCCGGTACGGGGCTGACGTCATCGGGGTCGACTGGCGGACGCCGCTCGACGTCGTCGCCGCGCGCGTGCCGGGGCGCCCGCTCCAGGGGAACGTCGACCCGGCGATCCTCGGCGCGGACGACGACGCCGTGCGGTCGCACGTGCTCGAGGTGGTCCGCCGGGGTCGCGCGGCGGCGGGCCACGTGGTGAACCTCGGCCACGGCGTGCCGCCGGAGACCGACCCGGACGTGCTGACCCGCATCGTCGCTCTCGTCCACGAGCAGGACGTCCCCCAGCAGGATGCCGACGGGCCGGACCCCGTCCGACCATGA
- the hemQ gene encoding hydrogen peroxide-dependent heme synthase, translated as MTSEHGTDDTGPAATPDRIGYALWATFRRVGRHDVGDLAAARRDVEALGVRIRGLYDVSGLRADADLLVWLVGSDAAALQAALRVLRRVEPFASMSGTWNALGVHRDAEFARHHAPAYLRGLPPRAWVTVYPFVRSYDWYVLPEEERRDMLAEHGRKGSSYPQVQTNTVASFALGDYEWLLALEADDPLDLVDLMRHLRATRARLHVREELPFFTGRMLGDDEVAEVVS; from the coding sequence ATGACCAGCGAGCACGGCACCGATGACACCGGTCCGGCGGCGACCCCGGACCGGATCGGCTACGCCCTCTGGGCGACCTTCCGACGCGTCGGTCGCCACGACGTCGGCGACCTGGCAGCCGCGCGGCGCGACGTCGAGGCGCTCGGCGTCCGGATCCGCGGGCTGTACGACGTCTCCGGCCTGCGCGCGGACGCCGATCTCCTCGTCTGGCTCGTCGGCTCGGACGCGGCGGCGCTGCAGGCGGCGCTGCGGGTCCTGCGGCGCGTCGAGCCGTTCGCCTCGATGAGCGGGACCTGGAACGCGCTCGGCGTGCATCGCGACGCGGAGTTCGCACGCCACCACGCGCCCGCCTACCTGCGCGGACTGCCGCCTCGGGCGTGGGTCACCGTGTACCCGTTCGTGCGCTCCTACGACTGGTACGTGCTGCCGGAGGAGGAGCGGCGCGACATGCTCGCCGAGCACGGCCGCAAGGGGAGCTCCTACCCGCAGGTCCAGACCAACACGGTCGCGTCCTTCGCCCTCGGCGACTACGAGTGGCTGCTCGCGCTCGAGGCGGACGACCCGCTCGACCTCGTCGACCTCATGCGGCACCTGCGCGCGACCAGGGCTCGACTGCACGTGCGTGAGGAGCTGCCGTTCTTCACGGGCCGGATGCTCGGTGACGACGAGGTCGCGGAGGTCGTGTCGTGA
- a CDS encoding SprT-like domain-containing protein, with product MELFEVRRMAVELLARHGLGGWRVTFDRAKTRAGRCSFSTHEISLSAPLMRLQEYPEVRDTILHEIAHALVGPAHGHDEAWRTTAQRIGASGDRVLRTDALPVQDWVGTCRAGHRVARHRRPIRPMLCETCARAGQGAVSGGGGATSAMDAMLVWRYKGRPVPMTPAYRAAEAAMRARATSNAPGQRGA from the coding sequence ATGGAGCTGTTCGAGGTTCGCAGGATGGCGGTCGAGCTGCTCGCGCGGCACGGCCTCGGCGGGTGGCGCGTGACGTTCGACCGCGCGAAGACCCGGGCCGGTCGGTGCAGCTTCTCGACCCACGAGATCTCGCTCTCGGCACCGCTCATGCGGCTCCAGGAGTACCCCGAGGTGCGGGACACGATCCTGCACGAGATCGCGCACGCGCTCGTGGGGCCGGCGCACGGCCACGACGAGGCCTGGCGCACGACGGCGCAGCGCATCGGGGCGTCGGGCGACCGCGTGCTGCGCACGGACGCGCTGCCGGTCCAGGACTGGGTCGGGACGTGCCGCGCCGGTCACCGGGTCGCGCGCCACCGGCGGCCGATCCGCCCCATGCTCTGCGAGACCTGCGCTCGCGCGGGGCAGGGGGCGGTGAGCGGCGGCGGCGGGGCGACGAGCGCCATGGACGCGATGCTCGTCTGGCGGTACAAGGGCAGGCCGGTGCCGATGACGCCGGCCTACCGCGCGGCCGAGGCGGCCATGCGGGCGCGGGCGACGTCGAACGCCCCGGGCCAGCGCGGCGCCTGA
- a CDS encoding protoporphyrinogen/coproporphyrinogen oxidase, producing MTEAPVIVVGAGIGGLALAQRAASLGRTVVVLERSGRVGGQIELAGVGGREIDLGAESFAVRGGAGAELLDELGLGDELTLPRPAAAWVHADPRPYPLPATGLLGIPTRPLASDVRLALGLPGAIRAAADRVLPRLRAGADTIGERTLGEVVGRRMGRRATERLVDPVVRGVYSARAADLRLATASPQLARALAEHGRLAPAAAAVRASSPAGSAVAGVRGGIGRLVAALAGDLERLGARVRLGADVTAVAADHVVVDGQRIDGFVVVAAPGLVGEVTARRTITVVAAAVRSRELDAAPRGTGVLVAPGARGITARALTHSSVKWSWLAAWDGVHLLRLSYDVPPGPERLAGVVAADVARLTGARDVEVLDVVTRTWTRTVGVRPPGAAAVPGPLVVGEASGRSGLAAILAHVRGDDVVRALDPAGAVPAIRAPAGTPARAHTPRTIDERTSLP from the coding sequence ATGACCGAGGCACCCGTCATCGTCGTCGGGGCCGGGATCGGCGGCCTGGCGCTCGCGCAGCGCGCCGCGTCGCTCGGCCGCACCGTCGTCGTCCTCGAGCGCTCCGGCCGCGTGGGCGGCCAGATCGAGCTCGCCGGTGTCGGCGGCCGCGAGATCGACCTGGGCGCGGAGTCGTTCGCCGTCCGCGGGGGCGCCGGCGCCGAGCTGCTCGACGAGCTCGGCCTCGGCGACGAGCTGACGCTGCCCCGTCCCGCCGCTGCGTGGGTGCACGCCGACCCGCGTCCGTACCCGCTCCCGGCCACCGGTCTCCTCGGCATCCCGACCAGGCCGCTCGCCTCCGACGTCCGGCTGGCCCTCGGCCTGCCGGGCGCCATCAGGGCGGCCGCCGACCGCGTGCTCCCGCGACTGCGCGCCGGTGCGGACACCATCGGGGAGCGCACGCTGGGCGAGGTCGTCGGCCGGCGGATGGGGCGGCGCGCGACGGAGCGACTCGTCGACCCGGTCGTCCGGGGCGTCTACTCGGCGCGCGCGGCGGACCTCCGCCTCGCGACCGCCTCACCGCAGCTCGCCCGGGCGCTCGCGGAGCACGGGCGGCTCGCTCCCGCGGCGGCCGCGGTCCGCGCCTCGTCGCCGGCCGGCTCCGCGGTGGCGGGCGTCCGGGGCGGGATCGGGCGCCTGGTCGCGGCGCTCGCCGGCGACCTGGAGCGGCTCGGCGCCCGCGTCCGGCTCGGAGCCGACGTCACCGCCGTCGCGGCGGACCACGTGGTCGTCGACGGTCAGCGGATCGACGGGTTCGTCGTCGTCGCCGCGCCCGGTCTCGTCGGTGAGGTGACCGCGCGGCGCACCATCACCGTCGTCGCCGCAGCGGTCAGGTCCCGCGAGCTCGACGCGGCTCCGCGGGGGACGGGCGTGCTCGTGGCTCCGGGCGCGCGCGGGATCACCGCGCGGGCGCTCACCCACTCCAGCGTGAAGTGGTCGTGGCTCGCCGCGTGGGACGGCGTCCACCTCCTCCGGCTGTCCTACGACGTCCCGCCCGGACCCGAGCGACTCGCCGGCGTCGTCGCCGCCGACGTCGCGCGCCTCACCGGCGCGCGTGACGTCGAGGTGCTCGACGTCGTGACCCGCACCTGGACCCGCACCGTCGGGGTGCGGCCGCCCGGGGCCGCGGCCGTCCCCGGCCCCCTCGTCGTCGGCGAGGCGTCGGGCAGGTCCGGCCTCGCCGCGATCCTCGCGCACGTCCGCGGGGACGACGTCGTCCGGGCCCTCGACCCGGCGGGCGCGGTCCCCGCCATCCGCGCGCCGGCCGGCACCCCGGCGCGCGCGCACACCCCCCGGACCATCGACGAAAGGACGTCTCTCCCATGA
- a CDS encoding histidine phosphatase family protein produces the protein MRLYLVRHGQTHSNVGSLLDTAVPGAELTDLGRLQARALVPALGSSGIEAIHVSTLRRTHATAAPLVSALGLTPEVQDGLREISAGSMEMQGDEVSVLRYLEVAGAWLDGELGVRMPGGESGEEVFERFDAAVERLAGTGVETAAAVSHGAIIRVWAGVRSVGILDGMAARRPLPNTGGVLLEGEPGDWRLVSWHDEPFGVAHLDAVAPEAVEETVEDDESPAAEPFPED, from the coding sequence ATGCGTCTCTACCTCGTCCGGCACGGACAGACCCACTCGAACGTCGGCTCGCTGCTCGACACGGCCGTTCCGGGTGCCGAGCTGACGGACCTCGGACGCCTCCAGGCGCGGGCGCTCGTCCCGGCGCTGGGGTCGAGCGGCATCGAGGCGATCCACGTGTCGACCCTGCGCCGCACGCACGCGACCGCCGCGCCCCTGGTCTCGGCGCTCGGCCTCACGCCCGAGGTCCAGGACGGCCTGCGCGAGATCTCCGCCGGGAGCATGGAGATGCAGGGCGACGAGGTGTCGGTCCTGCGCTACCTGGAGGTGGCGGGGGCCTGGCTCGACGGCGAGCTGGGCGTCCGGATGCCCGGCGGGGAGTCGGGCGAGGAGGTGTTCGAGCGGTTCGACGCCGCCGTCGAGCGCCTCGCCGGCACGGGTGTCGAGACGGCCGCCGCCGTGAGCCACGGCGCGATCATCCGCGTGTGGGCCGGCGTCCGCAGCGTCGGCATCCTGGACGGGATGGCCGCGCGACGCCCGCTCCCGAACACCGGCGGCGTCCTGCTGGAGGGCGAGCCGGGCGACTGGCGCCTCGTCTCGTGGCACGACGAGCCCTTCGGCGTTGCGCACCTCGACGCCGTGGCCCCCGAGGCGGTCGAGGAGACCGTCGAGGACGACGAGAGCCCCGCGGCCGAGCCCTTCCCGGAGGACTAG
- a CDS encoding ferrochelatase — MPFASPAAADGPEHVETPVDYDAILLAGFGGPEGQDDVIPFLRNVTRGRGIPDERLEEVAHHYRAFGGVSPINEHNRQLKAALEAELARRGIDLPVYWGNRNWAPYLEEAVTQAADAGDTTLIAIATSAYSSFSSCRQYREDFARVLTSTGLGDRVTIDKVRPFFDHPGFVHTFVEGVNDGVAGFLGRGLAPEEIRVLFSTHSIPMTDAERSGPSSLGLGDGGAYAAQHLAVGAHVMRRVAERQGVEVPWDLVYQSRSGPPSQPWLEPDINDAIEQLPGAGVKAVVIVPLGFVSDHMEVLWDLDTEALEAAEEAGLAAVRTPTPGVDPTYVSGLVDLVVERLEGTPAARRQALTALGPWYDVCRPGCCENVRAGFKPAAAGLAP, encoded by the coding sequence GTGCCGTTCGCGTCGCCGGCTGCGGCCGACGGCCCCGAGCACGTCGAGACACCCGTCGACTACGACGCGATCCTGCTCGCCGGCTTCGGCGGGCCGGAGGGTCAGGACGACGTCATCCCCTTCCTGCGCAACGTCACCCGCGGGCGGGGCATCCCCGACGAGCGGCTCGAGGAGGTGGCCCACCACTACCGGGCCTTCGGGGGCGTCAGCCCGATCAACGAGCACAACCGCCAGCTCAAGGCGGCGCTGGAGGCGGAGCTGGCCCGGCGAGGCATCGACCTGCCGGTCTACTGGGGCAACCGCAACTGGGCGCCCTACCTGGAGGAGGCCGTGACCCAGGCGGCGGACGCGGGGGACACCACGCTCATCGCGATCGCGACGAGCGCCTACTCCAGCTTCTCCTCCTGCCGGCAGTATCGCGAGGACTTCGCGCGGGTGCTGACCTCGACCGGTCTCGGCGACCGCGTGACGATCGACAAGGTGCGCCCGTTCTTCGACCACCCGGGGTTCGTCCACACGTTCGTCGAGGGGGTGAACGACGGCGTCGCGGGGTTCCTCGGCCGCGGGCTCGCGCCCGAGGAGATCCGCGTGCTGTTCTCCACCCACTCCATCCCGATGACCGACGCCGAGCGCTCCGGCCCGTCCTCGCTCGGGCTCGGCGACGGCGGGGCGTACGCCGCGCAGCACCTGGCCGTCGGTGCGCACGTCATGCGTCGGGTGGCCGAGCGGCAGGGAGTCGAGGTGCCGTGGGACCTGGTCTACCAGTCGCGGTCCGGCCCGCCCTCGCAGCCGTGGCTCGAGCCGGACATCAACGACGCGATCGAGCAGCTGCCCGGGGCCGGGGTCAAGGCCGTGGTGATCGTGCCGCTCGGGTTCGTGAGCGACCACATGGAGGTGCTCTGGGACCTCGACACCGAGGCGCTCGAGGCCGCCGAGGAGGCTGGGCTCGCCGCCGTCCGGACGCCGACGCCCGGCGTCGACCCCACCTACGTGAGCGGGCTCGTCGATCTCGTCGTCGAGCGGCTCGAGGGGACCCCGGCCGCGCGGCGCCAGGCGCTCACAGCTCTCGGTCCCTGGTACGACGTCTGCCGCCCGGGCTGCTGCGAGAACGTCCGGGCGGGCTTCAAGCCGGCGGCCGCCGGGCTCGCCCCGTGA